A window of the Planktothrix tepida PCC 9214 genome harbors these coding sequences:
- a CDS encoding type II toxin-antitoxin system HicA family toxin: MPPFSAIKWKDFVRYLKLAGFQGPYPGGKHQYMIKDEVRLTIPNPHQGDISKNLLSRLLRQANISRDEWEKL, from the coding sequence ATGCCACCATTTTCTGCAATTAAATGGAAAGATTTTGTGCGTTATTTGAAACTAGCTGGTTTTCAAGGGCCATATCCTGGGGGAAAACATCAATATATGATTAAGGATGAAGTCAGGTTAACTATTCCTAATCCTCATCAAGGTGATATTAGTAAAAATTTACTGAGTCGGCTGTTACGTCAGGCGAATATTAGCCGAGATGAATGGGAAAAACTATAA
- a CDS encoding DUF7149 domain-containing protein gives MNNHPRQPREALNKAFLKVKVSRSDIEQFKANLINLLDHINEKESEEFHKNLMADFLKNTYYSPNYFINTKERNDLVIHNQKESKSSVGIILEVKKPKNKAEMVKVENLNAKALQELVLYFLRERINNKNLEIKYLIITNIYEWFIFDAQSFEKYFCENKPLIQQFEDFEAGRLTGKTTDFFYKEIAKPAIEAIKDEIIFTYFDIRDYEQFVRNNNPEDDEKLIALFKLLSPQHLLKLPIANDSNTLDKGFYSELLYIIGLTETKEKNKKLIQRLPKDKQNPGSLIENAILQLDSLDKISRLENPEQFGETEPEKLFNIALELSITWVNRILFLKLLESQLITYHKGNRDFAFLNTNKIHDLGDLDRLFFQVLAVKSSERKPDLTGIFSQVPYLNSSLFEPTELEHQTIVISNLREEKLPIFSSTVLKDANGNKRTGELNTLHYLFEFLDAYDFSSEGSEGIQEEQKTLINASVLGLIFEKINGYKDGSYFTPGFITMYMCRETLRKAVVQKFNEIKGWNCQTLDDLYDKIEDRTEANQIINRLKICDPAVGSGHFLVSALNELIAIKHDLKILQDQEGKRLKEYQITVENDELIITDEDNQPFKYTPQNKESQRIQETLFHEKQTIIENCLFGVDINPNSVKICRLRLWIELLKNAYYKVESNYTELETLPNIDINIKCGNSLISRFPLDADLKPALKKNKIDIETYQNAVETYRHAENKQQKREMEKFMNTIKGNFKTTLQGTDPKKTKLRQLEGEIDKLENQLLLFEETKAEQKARERKIAKLNNEIDKLRVEIEEIESGKIYENAFEWRFEFPEVLDDTGKFIGFDVVIGNPPYIRQEEIKEFKAILQKNYQCYTGISDIFVYFYELGLHILKAKGNLIYISSNKYLRAGYGEKLRQLLTDKTTIYHLIDFGDFPVFEEAIAYPSIISLSKFKSDANELKALSWDLTKKQNIAQFVTVLEQDSLIIPQRNLKSDGWRLESSQVLDLLAKLQNTGTPLGEYVNGRFYYGIKTGFNEAFIIDRQTRDKLIAEHSSSAEVIKPLLRGRDVKRWRVDFADQYLIKIESSENKKHPWSDQPEKEAEKIFYNTYPAIYQYFNQFKEALIKRCDQGKFFWELRSCIYWKEFEESKIIYPNICKINEFAWDELGYYTNQKAFIIPTNDKFLLAVLNSRVVGFLFQNLLSKLQGDFYEPSSIFMKDFPIPTSSQSECQAITNLVEKCLNPQEEDVKNFETKIDQLVYQLYGLTEAEIKIVEGITD, from the coding sequence ATGAACAATCACCCCAGACAACCCAGAGAAGCATTAAATAAAGCGTTTCTGAAAGTTAAAGTCAGCAGGAGCGATATTGAACAATTTAAAGCTAATTTGATTAATCTCCTTGATCACATTAATGAAAAGGAGTCAGAAGAATTTCATAAAAATCTCATGGCTGATTTCCTGAAAAATACCTATTATAGTCCTAACTATTTTATTAATACTAAAGAACGAAATGATCTGGTTATTCACAATCAAAAAGAGTCTAAAAGCAGTGTCGGTATTATTTTAGAAGTTAAAAAACCCAAAAATAAAGCTGAAATGGTGAAGGTTGAAAACCTTAATGCTAAAGCTTTACAAGAGTTAGTTTTATATTTTTTAAGAGAACGAATTAACAATAAAAACCTAGAAATTAAATATTTAATTATTACTAATATTTATGAATGGTTTATTTTTGATGCTCAGAGTTTTGAAAAATATTTTTGTGAAAATAAACCATTAATTCAACAATTTGAAGATTTTGAAGCCGGACGCTTAACGGGTAAAACAACGGATTTTTTCTATAAAGAAATTGCTAAACCTGCCATTGAAGCTATTAAAGATGAAATAATATTTACTTATTTTGATATTCGAGATTATGAACAATTTGTTAGAAATAATAACCCTGAAGATGATGAAAAATTGATTGCTTTATTTAAGTTACTGTCTCCTCAACATTTATTAAAATTACCCATTGCGAATGATAGTAATACTTTAGATAAAGGGTTTTATAGTGAATTACTGTATATTATTGGTTTAACTGAAACCAAAGAAAAGAATAAAAAACTAATCCAACGTCTACCCAAAGATAAACAAAATCCGGGTTCACTGATTGAAAATGCTATTTTACAACTCGATAGTTTAGATAAAATTTCTCGACTGGAAAACCCCGAACAATTTGGAGAAACTGAACCCGAAAAACTTTTTAATATTGCGTTAGAATTATCGATTACTTGGGTCAACCGGATTTTATTCTTAAAATTATTAGAATCTCAATTAATCACTTACCATAAAGGAAATCGTGATTTTGCTTTTTTAAATACAAATAAAATTCATGATTTGGGTGATTTAGATCGGTTATTTTTCCAAGTCTTAGCGGTTAAATCCAGTGAACGAAAACCGGATTTAACAGGAATATTTTCTCAGGTTCCTTATTTGAATAGTTCCCTGTTTGAACCCACTGAACTTGAACATCAAACTATTGTTATTAGTAATCTTAGAGAAGAAAAACTCCCGATTTTTTCATCAACGGTTTTAAAAGATGCTAACGGAAATAAACGGACGGGAGAACTCAACACCCTACACTATTTATTTGAGTTTCTGGATGCTTATGATTTTAGTAGCGAAGGGTCAGAAGGAATTCAAGAGGAACAAAAAACCTTAATTAATGCGTCGGTTTTAGGATTAATTTTCGAGAAAATTAACGGTTATAAAGATGGGTCATATTTTACCCCAGGTTTTATTACCATGTATATGTGTCGAGAAACTCTGCGGAAAGCGGTTGTTCAGAAATTTAATGAAATTAAAGGTTGGAATTGTCAAACATTGGATGATTTGTATGATAAAATTGAAGATAGAACCGAAGCAAATCAAATTATCAACCGTCTTAAAATTTGTGATCCGGCGGTGGGGTCAGGACATTTTTTAGTGTCAGCGTTAAACGAACTGATCGCCATTAAGCATGATTTGAAGATTTTACAAGATCAAGAGGGAAAGCGATTAAAAGAATATCAAATTACGGTAGAAAATGATGAATTAATCATTACCGACGAAGATAATCAACCGTTTAAATATACCCCTCAAAATAAAGAAAGTCAACGTATCCAAGAAACTTTATTTCACGAAAAACAAACGATTATCGAAAATTGTTTATTTGGGGTAGATATTAACCCGAACTCGGTTAAAATTTGTCGGTTAAGGTTATGGATAGAATTGTTAAAAAATGCCTATTATAAAGTGGAGAGTAATTACACGGAATTGGAAACTTTACCGAATATTGATATTAATATAAAATGCGGTAACTCGTTAATTAGTCGGTTTCCTTTGGATGCGGATTTAAAACCAGCATTAAAGAAAAATAAAATTGATATTGAAACTTATCAAAATGCGGTTGAAACCTATCGTCATGCTGAGAATAAACAGCAAAAGCGAGAGATGGAAAAGTTTATGAATACCATTAAAGGTAATTTTAAAACCACCCTTCAAGGAACTGACCCCAAGAAAACGAAGTTAAGACAGTTAGAGGGAGAAATTGATAAATTAGAGAATCAACTTTTATTATTTGAGGAAACTAAAGCGGAACAGAAAGCACGGGAAAGGAAAATTGCTAAGTTAAATAATGAGATTGATAAGTTAAGAGTGGAAATTGAGGAAATCGAAAGCGGTAAGATTTATGAAAATGCGTTTGAATGGCGGTTTGAGTTTCCTGAAGTTTTGGATGATACAGGAAAGTTTATTGGGTTTGATGTTGTGATAGGTAATCCGCCTTATATTAGACAAGAAGAGATTAAGGAATTTAAGGCAATTTTACAGAAAAATTATCAATGTTATACAGGTATTAGTGATATATTTGTTTACTTTTATGAATTAGGTTTGCATATATTAAAAGCAAAAGGTAATTTAATTTATATCTCCTCTAATAAATATTTGAGAGCAGGTTATGGTGAAAAGTTACGTCAACTTTTGACAGATAAAACAACGATTTATCATTTAATCGATTTCGGTGATTTTCCGGTTTTTGAAGAAGCGATCGCTTATCCTAGCATTATCTCTTTAAGTAAATTTAAATCTGACGCGAATGAATTAAAAGCTTTATCATGGGATCTAACAAAAAAACAAAATATTGCACAATTTGTGACGGTTTTAGAGCAGGATAGTTTGATAATTCCTCAGAGAAACTTAAAATCTGATGGCTGGCGACTAGAATCTTCTCAGGTATTGGACTTGCTGGCGAAACTGCAAAATACTGGTACACCGTTAGGAGAATATGTAAATGGTAGATTTTATTATGGTATTAAAACAGGATTTAACGAGGCTTTTATCATTGATCGCCAAACAAGAGATAAATTAATCGCTGAACATTCTTCATCTGCGGAAGTTATTAAACCTTTGCTGCGTGGTCGTGATGTTAAAAGATGGCGAGTAGATTTTGCTGATCAATATTTGATCAAAATTGAGTCTTCTGAAAATAAAAAACATCCTTGGTCTGATCAACCAGAAAAAGAAGCAGAAAAGATTTTTTATAACACATACCCTGCGATTTATCAATATTTTAATCAATTTAAGGAAGCCTTAATTAAAAGATGCGATCAAGGTAAATTCTTTTGGGAATTGCGATCTTGTATTTACTGGAAAGAATTTGAAGAATCTAAAATTATTTATCCAAATATTTGTAAGATTAATGAATTTGCTTGGGATGAATTAGGCTATTACACAAATCAGAAAGCATTTATTATTCCTACCAATGATAAATTTCTACTCGCAGTTCTTAACTCTAGGGTTGTGGGGTTTTTGTTTCAGAATTTACTATCAAAATTACAGGGGGATTTCTACGAACCAAGCTCAATATTTATGAAAGATTTCCCTATTCCCACCTCCAGCCAATCAGAGTGTCAAGCCATAACAAACCTTGTTGAAAAATGTCTTAATCCTCAAGAGGAAGATGTTAAGAATTTTGAAACAAAAATTGATCAACTGGTTTATCAATTATATGGATTAACAGAAGCAGAAATCAAAATAGTTGAGGGGATAACAGATTAG
- the ycf46 gene encoding stress-responsive protein Ycf46 has product MQEELSILIEARYPLIYLVTSEEERSEQAIAKIAQAKRQREVYVWTVTRGLVKYDQARTAVQSNTVSPQAAIEWVIRHREPNVSGGIYIFKDLHPFKDSPEVTRCLRDAIASFKGTNKTIILMSPIQSIPIELEKEVVVLDFALPDMKELNQVLTAQLEQARSRRLTTEGREKLLKAALGLTRDEAEKVYRKAQVTAGHLTEEEVDVVLTEKKQLIRRNGILEYIDVDETIDSVGGLEELKRWLHQRSNAFTERAREYGLPQPKGMLILGIPGCGKSLIAKTTSRLWGLPLLRLDMGRVYDGSMVGRSEANLRNALKTAESISPVILFIDELDKSFAGSAGSADSDGGTSSRIFGSFLTWMQEKSSPVFVMATANRVERLPGEFLRKGRFDEIFFVDLPTKEERQDIFRIHLSKRRREIERFDLEQLSTVSEGFSGAEIEQAVIASMYEAFAQDREFTQLDIIAAIKSTLPLSKTMNEQVTALRDWARQRARPAASSVAEYQRMEF; this is encoded by the coding sequence ATGCAAGAAGAACTTAGTATCTTAATTGAAGCCCGATATCCTCTGATCTACCTCGTCACCTCTGAGGAAGAGCGGTCTGAGCAGGCTATCGCCAAAATCGCGCAAGCCAAACGCCAGAGAGAGGTTTATGTGTGGACAGTTACTCGTGGCTTAGTCAAATATGATCAAGCACGAACAGCAGTTCAGTCCAACACCGTTTCCCCTCAAGCGGCGATTGAATGGGTGATTCGACATAGAGAGCCTAACGTAAGCGGAGGTATCTATATTTTTAAAGATTTGCATCCCTTCAAAGATTCTCCTGAAGTGACCCGGTGTTTACGGGATGCGATCGCAAGCTTCAAAGGCACAAACAAGACGATCATCTTGATGTCGCCGATTCAATCCATTCCCATCGAGCTAGAGAAAGAAGTTGTGGTTCTGGACTTCGCTCTGCCCGATATGAAGGAACTCAATCAAGTGTTAACGGCCCAACTCGAACAAGCCCGGTCTCGACGTTTAACCACCGAAGGACGCGAAAAACTGCTCAAAGCAGCATTAGGCTTAACCCGGGATGAGGCTGAGAAAGTCTACCGGAAAGCTCAAGTCACCGCCGGACATCTCACTGAAGAAGAAGTTGATGTTGTTCTCACTGAGAAAAAGCAACTGATTCGACGCAATGGAATTTTAGAATACATTGATGTCGATGAAACTATCGATTCAGTGGGCGGTTTAGAAGAACTCAAGCGGTGGCTGCACCAACGTTCCAACGCTTTCACTGAACGGGCACGGGAATACGGTCTGCCTCAACCCAAAGGAATGTTAATCTTAGGGATACCCGGATGCGGAAAGTCCCTGATTGCCAAAACCACTTCTCGATTATGGGGATTACCCTTACTCCGATTAGATATGGGTCGGGTGTATGACGGTTCAATGGTGGGACGTTCCGAAGCCAACCTGAGAAACGCTTTAAAAACGGCTGAATCTATTTCCCCGGTGATTCTATTTATCGATGAATTAGATAAATCCTTTGCCGGAAGTGCCGGAAGTGCGGACTCAGATGGCGGAACTTCTAGCCGGATCTTTGGATCATTCCTCACCTGGATGCAGGAAAAAAGCTCTCCTGTATTTGTGATGGCAACGGCGAACCGCGTTGAACGTTTACCCGGAGAATTCCTCAGAAAAGGCCGATTTGATGAAATCTTCTTTGTAGATCTCCCCACCAAAGAAGAACGCCAAGATATTTTTAGAATTCATCTGTCCAAACGCCGTCGGGAAATTGAACGCTTCGATTTAGAACAACTTTCTACCGTTTCCGAAGGCTTTTCTGGAGCAGAAATTGAGCAAGCCGTAATCGCTTCGATGTACGAGGCTTTTGCTCAAGACCGCGAGTTTACGCAGCTTGATATCATTGCCGCGATTAAGTCCACTTTGCCCTTGTCCAAGACCATGAACGAACAGGTCACCGCACTACGAGATTGGGCAAGACAGCGTGCACGTCCGGCTGCGTCCTCCGTCGCTGAATATCAGCGCATGGAGTTCTAA
- a CDS encoding DUF1257 domain-containing protein: protein MSHFSTLRTKITDSEILKASLRDLGISTKTSADVRGYNGQRVRADLVAVLEGEYDLGWSRNSDGTYDLIADLWGVAKKHNQTELINSINQKYAVNKTLADVKQRGLQNANVKLVVQK from the coding sequence ATGTCTCACTTTAGCACACTGCGTACCAAAATCACCGATTCCGAAATCCTGAAAGCTTCTCTGCGTGATCTGGGCATTAGCACCAAAACCAGTGCTGATGTTCGGGGTTACAATGGCCAACGGGTTCGTGCCGACTTGGTTGCAGTCCTTGAAGGCGAATATGATCTGGGCTGGTCTCGCAACAGCGATGGTACCTACGATTTAATTGCTGATCTGTGGGGTGTTGCTAAAAAACACAACCAGACCGAACTGATCAACTCCATTAATCAAAAGTACGCCGTTAACAAGACCTTAGCTGATGTCAAACAGCGCGGTCTGCAAAATGCCAACGTGAAATTGGTCGTCCAAAAATAG
- a CDS encoding Crp/Fnr family transcriptional regulator has translation MQTEAFSELFPLFKGANPETLEWLLSVAVKHEYPADRAVVMEDAWGNAVYFVVSGWVKVRRLSGDEVVTLAILGHGDFFGEMAILDESPRANDVIALSSVRLISVSAQRFIQTLFKDPQLHHRMLQLMVRRLRQTNQRYQIRHRPPAVKLANTLVELAENYGQPTEKGADIFNIPFQDLADVTDISLEETSKIMDKIMSKGWMTIDEERQVIHLLNLKHLNHLASQ, from the coding sequence ATGCAAACTGAAGCTTTTAGCGAGCTTTTTCCACTATTCAAGGGGGCCAATCCTGAAACATTAGAATGGCTACTATCCGTTGCTGTCAAACATGAATATCCCGCCGACCGGGCTGTTGTCATGGAAGATGCTTGGGGAAATGCCGTTTATTTTGTCGTTTCTGGATGGGTGAAAGTCCGTCGCTTATCTGGAGATGAAGTGGTGACATTAGCCATTTTAGGACACGGAGATTTTTTTGGAGAAATGGCGATTTTAGATGAATCCCCCCGTGCCAATGATGTTATCGCCCTATCATCAGTCCGATTAATTAGTGTTTCTGCCCAACGCTTTATCCAGACGTTGTTTAAAGATCCCCAACTTCATCATCGAATGTTGCAATTGATGGTGCGTCGTTTGCGCCAAACCAACCAACGCTATCAAATTCGTCACCGACCTCCAGCCGTAAAACTCGCCAATACCCTCGTAGAATTAGCTGAAAATTACGGTCAGCCCACTGAAAAAGGGGCAGATATTTTTAATATTCCCTTCCAAGATTTAGCGGATGTTACAGATATTTCTTTGGAAGAAACAAGCAAAATAATGGATAAAATTATGAGTAAAGGCTGGATGACTATTGATGAAGAACGGCAAGTGATTCATTTGCTCAATCTCAAACATTTAAACCATCTTGCCAGTCAATAA
- a CDS encoding M61 family metallopeptidase: MTEATQTRPDSLTKVTPVLQYWVGMPQPESHLFEIKLQIRGDILSSSPLALKMPVWTPGSYLVREYSRHLQDWGVCDQDGNPLKWRKVSKNHWQIHSKSATEVRVSYRIFANELSVRTNHLDSSHGYFNGAALFLYVPGYEQHPIQVTIEPPKNWIVTTILPTVSHQINTFYAADFDTLVDSPFEIGTHRLYEFQVEGKSHQLAIWGDGNVNPERLLTDFQKIITVESELFDGLPYERYLFLLHLSNQGFGGLEHKDSCSLIYSRFGFRNTDKYNRFMQLVAHEFFHLWNVKRIRPKALEVFDYEQENYTSSLWFSEGTTSYYDMVIPYRAGIFDVKGFLNAIAKDITRLQTIPGRLVQPLSESSWDTWIKLYRRESHSDNNQISYYLKGELVSFLLDLLIREKQGNQRSLDDVMRQMWSEFGQPEIGFTPEQLEQVIESIAETSLNDFFQKYLYGLDELSYNQYLEPFGLQLIAETTDETPYLGCKLALEKGREIIKFVEIGSPAEAAGLDIHDELLAINGFKVTSDQFQERLKDYKPGDTVELTFFHQDLLRTCQATLTSPRPNHYKIVSVSQPTPQQKRNFEGWLGCAYHNL; this comes from the coding sequence ATGACTGAAGCAACTCAAACTCGTCCTGATTCTTTGACTAAGGTTACTCCTGTTTTACAATATTGGGTGGGAATGCCTCAACCCGAATCCCATTTATTTGAAATTAAGTTACAGATTCGAGGAGATATTCTTTCATCCTCCCCCTTAGCGTTAAAAATGCCCGTTTGGACTCCAGGGTCTTATTTGGTGCGGGAATATTCCCGACATTTACAAGATTGGGGAGTTTGTGATCAGGACGGAAACCCCTTAAAATGGAGAAAAGTTAGTAAAAATCATTGGCAAATTCACTCGAAATCGGCAACAGAAGTTAGAGTTTCCTATCGCATTTTTGCTAATGAATTAAGTGTTAGAACCAATCATTTAGATTCATCTCATGGTTATTTTAATGGGGCGGCTTTATTTCTGTATGTACCCGGATATGAACAACACCCGATTCAAGTTACTATAGAACCCCCTAAAAATTGGATAGTTACCACAATTTTACCAACGGTTTCTCATCAAATTAATACGTTTTATGCGGCTGATTTTGATACGTTAGTTGATAGTCCCTTTGAAATTGGAACCCATCGATTATATGAATTTCAAGTTGAAGGAAAATCCCATCAATTAGCAATTTGGGGCGATGGGAATGTTAATCCTGAAAGGTTACTGACGGATTTTCAAAAAATTATTACCGTAGAATCAGAATTATTTGATGGATTACCCTACGAACGTTATTTGTTTTTATTGCATCTTTCTAATCAAGGGTTTGGCGGTTTAGAACATAAAGATTCTTGTTCGTTAATTTATTCTCGGTTTGGGTTTCGCAACACCGATAAATATAATCGGTTTATGCAGTTAGTCGCCCATGAATTTTTCCATTTATGGAATGTTAAACGGATTCGTCCAAAAGCGTTGGAAGTCTTTGATTATGAGCAGGAAAATTATACTTCTTCTTTGTGGTTTTCGGAAGGGACAACCAGTTATTATGATATGGTGATTCCCTACCGGGCGGGAATTTTTGATGTTAAAGGTTTTCTGAATGCGATCGCTAAAGATATTACTCGGTTACAAACAATTCCAGGGCGGTTAGTTCAACCCTTAAGTGAATCGAGTTGGGATACTTGGATTAAACTTTATCGCCGAGAATCCCATAGTGATAATAATCAAATCTCTTATTATTTAAAAGGGGAATTAGTATCATTTTTACTGGATTTATTAATCAGAGAAAAACAGGGAAATCAGCGATCGCTCGATGATGTCATGCGCCAAATGTGGTCAGAATTTGGTCAGCCGGAAATTGGTTTTACTCCTGAACAATTAGAACAGGTAATTGAATCTATTGCTGAAACCTCTTTAAACGATTTCTTCCAAAAGTATTTGTATGGACTGGATGAACTTTCCTACAATCAATATTTAGAACCCTTTGGTTTACAATTAATTGCTGAAACAACGGATGAAACGCCCTATTTAGGCTGCAAACTTGCATTGGAAAAAGGTCGAGAAATCATTAAATTTGTGGAAATCGGGAGTCCGGCTGAAGCCGCAGGATTAGATATTCACGATGAACTTTTAGCCATCAATGGATTTAAAGTCACCTCTGACCAATTCCAGGAACGCTTAAAAGATTACAAACCGGGAGATACAGTAGAATTAACCTTTTTTCATCAAGATTTGTTGCGAACTTGTCAAGCTACGTTGACATCTCCCCGTCCTAATCATTACAAAATCGTTTCTGTTAGCCAACCCACCCCTCAACAAAAACGAAATTTTGAAGGCTGGTTAGGATGTGCTTATCA